TGAACCTGGCGAGAGGGCGACTGCGTTAAGTTATACCGCCTCGGTCAATTCAGGCTGAGGCGTTTCTACTCCCTCCGCATGAATCAACACCAAACCCGGATGATGCCACAAACTGGCTGGCGTGACGGTTTTACGCTCCCACGGAATAGAACCTAAAAACCAGAATTTCCAGAAAGTGAGTTTTGCATTCGGATTGCTATTTAACAGTTCTTCAAACGTCTCAATTTCACCCACCGGGATACATAGCGCCTCTTTATAAATATCAAAAACGAATTTTGAACAGAACTGGCGGGAAGATTCGTATTTAAAACC
The nucleotide sequence above comes from Escherichia coli. Encoded proteins:
- a CDS encoding YebB family permuted papain-like enzyme, which gives rise to MVFTCIGARLFGQISAASKCWSNHVGIIIGHDGDDYLVAESRVPLSTITTLSRFIERSTDQRYGVRRLAGGLTAEQKLALVEKVPARLHKFYHTGFKYESSRQFCSKFVFDIYKEALCIPVGEIETFEELLNSNPNAKLTFWKFWFLGSIPWERKTVTPASLWHHPGLVLIHAEGVETPQPELTEAV